A genomic window from Gossypium hirsutum isolate 1008001.06 chromosome D10, Gossypium_hirsutum_v2.1, whole genome shotgun sequence includes:
- the LOC107937779 gene encoding sugar carrier protein C: protein MPAVGGIGPGTGKEYPGNLTPYVLVTCIVAAMGGLIFGYDIGISGGVTTMTPFLQKFFPSVWRKKEADKTKNQYCQYDSQTLTMFTSSLYLAALLASLVASTVTRKLGRKLSMLFGGLLFFAGALINGFAKAVWMLIVGRILLGFGVGFANQSVPLYLSEMAPYRYRGALNIGFQLSITVGILIANVLNYFFNKIEGGWGWRLSLGGAMVPALIITVGSLILPDTPNSMIERGQTEEAKAKLKRIRGVDDVDEEFRDLVAASDASKLVEHPWGNLLQRKYRPHLTMAILIPFFQQLTGINVIMFYAPVLFNTIGFKDDAALMSAVITGAVNVGATLVSIYGVDKWGRRFLFLEGGVQMLICQAVVAACIGARFGTNGDPGDLPKWYAVVVVLFICIYVAGFAWSWGPLGWLVPSEIFPLEIRSAAQSINVSVNMLFTFAVAQVFLTMLCHLKFGLFLFFAFFVLIMSIFVYFFLPETKGIPIEEMNRVWKTHWYWSRFVEDLDYPNGGMEMSKGGQGPKNV, encoded by the exons ATGCCTGCTGTAGGAGGAATCGGGCCGGGTACCGGCAAGGAATACCCGGGTAACCTCACCCCATACGTCCTTGTCACCTGTATTGTTGCAGCTATGGGGGGTTTGATTTTCGGCTACGATATTGGAATCTCAG GTGGGGTGACGACGATGACGCCATTTTTGCAGAAATTTTTTCCAAGTGTATGGAGGAAAAAGGAAGCGGACAAGACGAAGAACCAGTACTGTCAGTACGACAGCCAAACGTTGACGATGTTCACGTCGTCCTTGTATTTGGCGGCTCTTTTGGCTTCGTTGGTGGCGTCCACCGTCACACGAAAGCTGGGAAGGAAACTGTCCATGCTTTTCGGTGGTTTGCTTTTCTTCGCCGGAGCTTTAATCAATGGCTTTGCTAAAGCAGTTTGGATGTTGATCGTCGGTCGGATATTACTCGGGTTTGGTGTCGGGTTCGCTAATCAG TCTGTGCCACTCTACCTTTCGGAAATGGCGCCATACAGATACAGAGGAGCATTGAACATAGGCTTCCAATTATCAATTACGGTCGGTATCCTCATTGCCAACGTGCTGAACTATTTCTTCAACAAGATCGAAGGCGGCTGGGGGTGGCGGCTGAGCTTAGGCGGCGCGATGGTTCCCGCCTTGATCATCACCGTTGGCTCTTTAATCCTCCCCGATACACCCAATTCCATGATCGAACGTGGCCAAACCGAGGAAGCCAAGGCCAAGCTCAAGAGGATCCGTGGTGTTGACGATGTCGACGAAGAATTCAGGGACCTCGTAGCCGCCAGCGATGCGTCGAAACTCGTCGAACACCCGTGGGGGAACTTGTTGCAAAGGAAGTATAGGCCTCATTTAACGATGGCTATCCTCATTCCTTTTTTTCAACAATTGACTGGAATCAATGTGATTATGTTTTATGCTCCCGTTTTGTTCAACACCATCGGTTTCAAAGACGATGCTGCCCTCATGTCCGCTGTAATTACCGGTGCCGTTAACGTCGGTGCAACGTTGGTTTCGATATATGGAGTTGATAAGTGGGGACGGAGATTCCTTTTCCTAGAGGGTGGAGTTCAAATGTTGATCTGCCAG GCAGTTGTGGCAGCTTGCATTGGTGCTAGGTTTGGGACCAACGGTGACCCTGGTGACTTACCCAAATGGTATGCCGTTGTAGTGGTGCTTTTCATTTGCATTTACGTGGCCGGGTTTGCCTGGTCATGGGGACCCCTCGGATGGTTGGTACCTAGTGAAATTTTCCCATTAGAAATCCGATCGGCTGCGCAAAGTATCAACGTCTCCGTCAACATGCTTTTCACGTTTGCGGTGGCTCAAGTGTTCTTAACCATGCTTTGCCACTTGAAATTCGGGCTTTTCCTCTTCTTCGCTTTCTTCGTGCTAATAATGTCAATATTCGTGTACTTCTTCTTACCTGAAACAAAGGGTATCCCGATCGAAGAAATGAACCGAGTATGGAAAACACATTGGTACTGGTCCCGATTCGTCGAAGACCTGGATTACCCCAATGGAGGCATGGAGATGAGCAAGGGAGGGCAAGGTCCAAAAAATGTGTAA